One Strix uralensis isolate ZFMK-TIS-50842 chromosome 9, bStrUra1, whole genome shotgun sequence DNA segment encodes these proteins:
- the CAMK2N2 gene encoding calcium/calmodulin-dependent protein kinase II inhibitor 2 gives MSQVLPYGEDKVGRYGAEPEAGELPFSCRLQDTNAFFGGNQGKRPPKLGQIGRAKRVVIEDDRIDEVLKGMTEKSPPGV, from the exons ATGTCGCAGGTGCTGCCCTACGGCGAGGACAAGGTGGGCCGCTACGGCGCCGAGCCCGAGGCGGGGGAGCTGCCCTTCAGCTGCCGCCTGCAGGACACCAACGCCTTCTTCGGGGGCAACCAGGGCAAGCGGCCCCCCAAGCTGGGACAGATCGGCCGCGCCAAGAGAG TGGTGATCGAGGATGACCGGATAGACGAGGTGCTCAAGGGCATGACGGAGAAGTCGCCGCCGGGGGTGTAA